The Candidatus Babeliales bacterium region CTTTCAAAATATACGTGCCCGTAGCTCAGCTGGATAGAGCAACGGATTTCTAATCCGTAGGTCATTGGTTCGAATCCAATCGGGCACACCACTTCAAACGATCACCCATTTCTACTATCAAATTAAACGGTTTAAGTACGTCGTAGACGATGTTTTTGCCACTTAGGCGTAAGTTCTGAAGTAGGAACTTTAAAAGCTGGCGCTTTTCATCAACTTCAGAACCAACAAAAAGATCATGAGCTTTATTTGTGAGCATAAGCACGTGCTGGACGATGATATAGTAATTATCATCAGCATTTTGAAGTTGGGCTATTTTGCTATTGACCGAGTCTAGTTGAGTTCTAAACTCTTGATAGAATTTGTCATAGTCGCTTTCAGTAATTCTCCCCTTGAGTTTATCAAGGTATAAATTATCCATCATCGTGCTTAAAGTTTTGTGTTCTTTGAAAAGAACTTTACTGTGCTGCTCATAGAAGTTTTTCTTTTGTGATTCTACATCATTAAGCATAGTGGTGAGTTGATCATGTATTTCTTCTGGTAGTTGTAGTTTTTTAAAGAAGTCTTGAAATTGCTGCGTTAGATCTTCTTCACGAATCCATGGAGCATCATGCTTACCATTAAACTGAGTACAGTGATAATAGACCAAGCCCTTATGTTTTTCTGGTGTAATAGTAAGACTGCAATCGCCACATCGAAGCAACCCACGGTAAATATAGGGCTTACCTGCATATTTAAATTTTTTCTTTTTAAATGATTCTTTTACGTCTTGCACTTTATCAAATAACTCCTTTGAAATAAGCGCTGGATATTTATGAGGATACTCAACATCTTTGCACACCATGATCCCATGATAGAATGGATTTTTGAGCATGTAATCAATGAAACTTTTTGGCCACGAAATATTGTAATCTTTTATAAGCTTTAATCGTAAAAGATCCATCGAATAAGCACCCGTTGCGTATAGCTCAAAAGTAATACGAGCAATTGCAGCCTCATAATCCAAAACAATAATATTACTGCGGCCTTCTACTCGAATATTTTTATAACCATACGGAGCTTTGCCTGGCCACTCACCTTTGCGCAAAATCTGTTCTCGTGCTCGTTTGACGTTATCTGAAATAGCATCTGAATAATATTTGGCCAGTCCCAAGCTAATCCCGAACTGAAACTTTTCAACAGCAGAAATACGACTGGTAATTACTTGACCTTCAGAAGCAAAATGAAGTTCGATCTCATCACTAAGCGCCCGCTCATAAAGCGTTGAAATTCGTTTATCAAAAATATTACGTGATAATCGATCAACCTTATCGCAACATACGGCAATCTTTTCATCTTGAGCTAAGATAAAATCGATAATACGATCAAACTCATCCCGCTGAGTACCGTAGGCACTTTCATCAAAACTACATATTTTAAGAATCGTAAAGTTTTTACTTTGACAGTAACGCTCTAAGCGTGCAACTTGCGCTGGCAAAGAATTTCCAGCTTCTTTCTGTTCTTCGGTGCTCACGCGTGCGATCAAAATTGCTTTCATGAAGATATCTCGAGATGTTAGTTATTGGTATTAATTTTTTCTAATAGTGCTTGGTAAAGAAATATGAAGGTTTTTACCGTGCTCTGTTGTAACGGTAAATTTTTTACAACCAAGTCCCTTTAAAACCTTAAAGAATATTTTTAAACTATAATCTTTGCTGTCACCTGAGCGCATAGATTGAATTACTGCTGGTGATACACCAGCTTCTTTTGCAAGCTTACGAACTGATAATTCTTTTTGATTGGTGATAGCTATTAAAAGCTCAGACAGTAATAGTTCTTGATATTCTTCGTCATATTTTTGACGTTGTTTTGGGGTCATAGATTCATAGAGACGTTCACTGGTTGTTTTTGGAGTAGTATCTATTTGCTCAGATTGAGCTTTTTTTGTTATTTTTTTATTCATAGTAAGATCCTTTTTTTACACGATATTCATAATCGCTATAACATCTTTGTGCTTTAGCCTTATCGGGCAGAGACATTTTATCAGATTTTTTTTCATACGCATTAGTAATGATTATTTTTGAACCAGTAAAGAAGAAACAAAAAAAACGATCTGGTTTTGGCTTAAAAGCATATATTCCATCATGTTCATTGTTAAATTTTTCAGTATTTTGAATTTCTCCCTGGTTAGCCATCAATTTTACTAACTTCATAAATTGTTTTCGTCGCGCTAATGTTAATTGATCATAATATTTTAGAGCTGAGCTTTTCCCTTGATCATTAAAATACCATTCAACTGTAAATTCTGGACCAATATAGATTATATATTCTTGATCTTTTCGAATCATTACTCACCATTTTTTTTAATAACACAATAGAAATATTGTACTATGACCTAAGTACAAACGCTATGATTTTTTATTCAAACGCACTGGCTTATAGCGTTCTATTTGGTTTCGTATAATTGCAAATGGCTTTTGAGTGGTTGGCATTTCAATTGTCTCCAATTCTTTGATCAAACGACTCCAACTGTATATATCATTTTTTACAATAATCTTTTTCAATTCATCAAGCGTTATCGTCTCTAATGCTTTCTTGAGACCAAAAAATTGTACTATTTGTTTCGGTTTAAGTGTTGGATTATGTAGCGCCAACATGGTCAACATAGATCTATCGTTTTGGGGCTTGAAATCAATAAAGGATGAACGTTTACACTCAAGCACTGATACATAGTGCAGCAATACTTTTCGAGCAATAGAAGATCGAAAAAGTTTGCTAAACGTTAAGTCATTTTTTATGTTTAGTTTTGAAAAAAGTGATTGTATTTTGTTGCGCTTGTTCAGTCGTATTTCCATACGAAGTAATTCAAATTTTTTACGAGCAGTTCGCACTTTGCTGAGTGTTTTCATATCGAAAAAATTATCAGGATCGATTGCTCGCTTTCTACTAATTTTAGATTTTTCTAAATCATAAATTTTGTCATAAAAAACCATTTCATAACTATTACAATGGTACTTAAAACAATGACCAGCATTGCGGTAATCAGTTTGATTATTGTCCAGGCGGCCTGACATGGCAGTTTCTTTAATCTTTTGAATGAAATGAAATGGCGTTGAACCATCAGTCAGTACAATGTTTTTTGAGAAGTGAATTGCAAGCACTGCTGCATTCTGCAAATCTTGTGCATATATTTCTACACCCATATCAAACAAAACAGTATTGAGTTTAGTAATCACATCGCCAAAATCTTTTTGTTGTAGTTCTTCGATATTATTACCAAACATTAATTTCGGAATTGAAAATTCAATAGTGAGCATAATTTCAGAAATACCCTGAAGGTTTTTCCGTCTGGATAACGTTAACCGAGGTTTGTATATACCAGACTTAAGTTCTTTTGTTGTTGGGTTTAAAACAGCTTTAATAGCTCTGTTGTGATAGATTAAATCAGCACTTGGAGTAAACTCACTGGGTTTAACAATCTTAAATTGTGGGGGTGGTATCAGCAGGATGATAGTGTCAATCATGGTGGGGAGGGGTAAAGATTGTTATAAAGGTATTGTGAATATAGTTATAAATGATTTAAGAAAAATATAAAAGGTAAATTGAATGTACAAATTTATTCCTAAAAACTTAACACATATTATTGAAACTTCTAAGGATGAACAAGTAAAAAAATTATGTAAAAACTATTGCTGGAATTTAATTATATTTTTAATTGTTTTTGGCTTAATTGATATAATTCGATTATTTTTTATGGTTACTAATATTAGTTATAAGCATGAATTCTTTAGATTGTTAAGCATAATATTTGGTGTAATTGCTATTGCTGGCAATCCAGGATGGAAAATTCAATCATGGGCAGGTGAAAATCCAGTAGAAAAATGGAATAATTGGATCATCCTTATATTAGTCTCTATTAGTGGATTCATTAGTATGTTTTTGTAAAATTCAAAAATAATTGAACCAACACCCACCCACAGCCCCAAGCAAACACCCTTAGAAACAAAGAAGGCCCGCATAGTTGCGAGCCTTTTGTTTTTCTTGGACTAATATTATTTTCTTTTTCTAGAGACGATTGCAATGAATCTTTCATGCGTCTTTCGATTTTCATCAATAATGAATAAAATTGTACCAAGCTCATACAGTCTTGTGGGGACAATACGAAGCAAACAGAACCTGGTTTATAAGTTACTACCTGTCGACGTGCGACAGAAGTAACTTTACGTCCACGGACCATGAAATATCCTTTTCATGCAACTATTACCATAGGCAGTAGTTGATCAACACTTAAATAAAAATTAAAACTGAACGGGGGAAATTAGAGAGTGATTTCTGTGTAATCAGAAACAGATAAACTCGTTGTTAAACGAATTCCATATTTGTGAGCACAAAGCTTCACAGAAATATTTAGTTGTTTCATGATTACTCCTTAGGGCTTTGACATTTTCTTTTGAAAGATGCTGTAGATCATAACAACAGTTTTTTAAAAAGCAATTATTTAGTTTTAATGGAAAATTGGTTAGTAATAATCATCCATGATTGCTTTACAAAAAGAATAAAAGATTCAATTAAAAAGAACAATAACGGTAATCCAAACACAAACCCAAAAACATTTCCTTCCATACCAGGATAAACAAATGTTTTTAATGTGATATATCCATAAATTGCGAAAAATATATGTAAAGCGTTTATGTGTATAACATAAGACAATAATAATATAAAAAAAATAAAGAATGCGAAATCTATATTTTCCAGTATTAAGTTGGGAAACATCATCCACAACATGGGATTTATTAATAATAAACTGTTAATTGTAAGTAACGTTGTATGAATTGGATAAGACTTAATACCTGTATTATAATTCAACAAATGGGAAAAGTTATTTTTTGTTATTAAAGAAATGAAATACAATAATGCATACCATCCAATATTAAATATTACAGCATAGGAACAATAAATTTTTCCATATATTAATGTTACATTGGTACTGCTTGAAAAGGTAATATCTAAGTCCTTCCCTAAATAAAAAATAAATAAAGCTATGGTTATCGGATGAGTTATAGAGAAAATAAATAACCAAACAACTTTAAGCAAACCATTTACTTTTGTATTCATAAGAACCTTAGATATTTGATAATAAAATAACTACCTGTTCGTGACCTTGTTGATTAGCATAAAATTGAGCTATTCTATTTTCTTTGTCTTGTAAATGAGCATTAGCGCCATTTAATAAAAGAAGTTGTATTATTTCAATATTGCCTGTCCCGGCAGCATAATGCAAAGGAGTTTTGTTACTATCATCTTGAGCATTTATGTTGGCACCATGTTTTAATAATATTTTTACGATTTCGATATGTTGCATAATGACTGCAACATGTAAGGCTGTCATATTAAGATCATAAATTTCATTTGATGAAGCACCATGTTCAAGCAATATTTTCACTATTGGTGTATATCCTTTGATAATAGAAATTTTAAGGAGTGGAGGCGCATTATTATAATGTTTTGTTATTAAACCGTTGATATCAGCATAATATTTAATAAGCAATTCTATGATCTTTATATTGTCATAATAAGCAGCATGATTTAATACAGTCAATCCTGAGTTGTCTTGTAAATGAACATTAGCACCATGTAACATTAAATTTTCTACTATTTTAAAAAAACCTTTAATAGCAGCATATGTTAATGGAGGATGCCCAGAAATATCTGTTAAATTTACCAAAGCTGCATTGGAAAGTAATATATTTACGGTTTCGATATAACCTTGCCTGACGGCG contains the following coding sequences:
- a CDS encoding recombinase family protein gives rise to the protein MKAILIARVSTEEQKEAGNSLPAQVARLERYCQSKNFTILKICSFDESAYGTQRDEFDRIIDFILAQDEKIAVCCDKVDRLSRNIFDKRISTLYERALSDEIELHFASEGQVITSRISAVEKFQFGISLGLAKYYSDAISDNVKRAREQILRKGEWPGKAPYGYKNIRVEGRSNIIVLDYEAAIARITFELYATGAYSMDLLRLKLIKDYNISWPKSFIDYMLKNPFYHGIMVCKDVEYPHKYPALISKELFDKVQDVKESFKKKKFKYAGKPYIYRGLLRCGDCSLTITPEKHKGLVYYHCTQFNGKHDAPWIREEDLTQQFQDFFKKLQLPEEIHDQLTTMLNDVESQKKNFYEQHSKVLFKEHKTLSTMMDNLYLDKLKGRITESDYDKFYQEFRTQLDSVNSKIAQLQNADDNYYIIVQHVLMLTNKAHDLFVGSEVDEKRQLLKFLLQNLRLSGKNIVYDVLKPFNLIVEMGDRLKWCARLDSNQ
- a CDS encoding type II toxin-antitoxin system RelE/ParE family toxin, which codes for MIRKDQEYIIYIGPEFTVEWYFNDQGKSSALKYYDQLTLARRKQFMKLVKLMANQGEIQNTEKFNNEHDGIYAFKPKPDRFFCFFFTGSKIIITNAYEKKSDKMSLPDKAKAQRCYSDYEYRVKKGSYYE